In the genome of Desulfovibrio desulfuricans, one region contains:
- a CDS encoding HU family DNA-binding protein, with product MTKAELVEKIHAKAGLPTKAKAEEALDAVVASLREALASGESVTFTGFGSFKVVERAARKGRNPRTGKEITIPASKVAKFTPGKGLKDAIK from the coding sequence ATGACCAAAGCTGAGCTCGTAGAAAAAATCCATGCCAAAGCCGGCCTGCCCACCAAAGCCAAAGCCGAAGAAGCTCTTGACGCCGTGGTGGCCTCGTTGCGCGAAGCCCTTGCCTCTGGCGAATCTGTGACCTTCACCGGTTTCGGCAGCTTCAAAGTGGTTGAGCGCGCTGCCCGCAAGGGTCGCAACCCCCGCACCGGCAAGGAAATCACCATTCCTGCCAGCAAGGTTGCCAAGTTCACGCCCGGCAAGGGCCTGAAAGACGCCATCAAGTAA
- the mntA gene encoding type VII toxin-antitoxin system MntA family adenylyltransferase antitoxin: MSTAIAQQIARTLAQHAEIELAFVFGSAARGALRPDSDVDVAVLAARQLSPEARLALMAELSLALRREVDLVDLYNAWGLILHQVLTTGTLALKRSDTAYAALLKRMLLDQADMEPLRQRIIEKSLERGF, from the coding sequence ATGTCTACAGCCATAGCACAGCAAATAGCCCGTACACTTGCCCAGCATGCAGAAATTGAGCTGGCCTTTGTGTTTGGCTCCGCCGCCCGAGGCGCGCTGCGCCCCGACAGCGATGTGGACGTGGCCGTGCTGGCTGCCCGGCAGCTCTCGCCCGAGGCGCGGCTTGCTCTCATGGCCGAGCTAAGCCTGGCGCTCAGGCGCGAGGTTGACCTTGTAGACCTGTATAACGCCTGGGGGCTGATTTTACATCAGGTTCTCACCACCGGCACGCTGGCGCTCAAACGCTCAGACACCGCTTATGCCGCGCTGCTCAAGCGCATGCTGCTTGATCAGGCCGACATGGAACCTCTGCGCCAAAGAATCATTGAAAAGAGTCTGGAACGGGGGTTTTGA
- the hepT gene encoding type VII toxin-antitoxin system HepT family RNase toxin: MDTDVIKAKLVSLQRCMQRIREKTPGTSQQLATDFDLQDILILNLQRAVQISTDIATTILAESSSVPSTMAEAFLLLHRQGVLSEGVARKLAKSVGLRNIAVHEYTSLNWDVVYTVAHTHIEDFAEFGREISAWVKAGTHY, encoded by the coding sequence ATGGATACCGATGTCATCAAGGCGAAACTTGTTTCGCTGCAACGCTGCATGCAACGCATCCGAGAAAAAACACCCGGTACTTCCCAGCAGCTGGCAACGGATTTTGACCTTCAGGATATTCTCATCCTGAACCTGCAACGCGCCGTGCAGATCAGCACCGACATTGCCACCACCATTCTTGCCGAATCTTCATCCGTACCTTCCACCATGGCTGAGGCTTTTTTGCTGCTGCACAGGCAGGGCGTGCTTTCCGAGGGCGTGGCGCGCAAGCTGGCCAAAAGCGTAGGTCTGCGCAACATCGCCGTGCATGAATACACAAGTCTGAACTGGGATGTGGTCTACACTGTCGCGCATACGCACATTGAAGACTTTGCGGAATTTGGCCGCGAGATCAGTGCTTGGGTGAAGGCGGGGACGCACTATTGA
- a CDS encoding L-serine ammonia-lyase: MQCNRRRFLQSMAVTGAGLCLPSFSWAGFDPLWKPGSACANPIDVTVFEMFKIGPGPSSSHTIAPMAAGNDFIGLCSKLPQDQLAQADAVKVHLYGSLSATGKGHGTDRAVAAGLLGQKPEDCKAEFLDNLFIKPDDTRTVVLGPAKIPLRDSDVIFEQGAIEAPFSNVLVIELLGKGKPLASREYYSVGGGFLQWKGWKAPEKGKPVHAFDSMNGLLEIVKTTGKSIPLIMLENEMAITGQTEQHIRQGAQHIIHVMDSCAATGLGLEGKLKGPFGLERRAKLMLEQAASSPEPADAFAARLSAYGQAGSEENAMGHPIVTAPTAGSAGVMPAVVHMLIKERGKTEADLVDGLMVASMVGTLIKRHASVAGADVGCQGEIGSASSMAAGMLAQVMGETPDVVENAAEFALEHHLGMTCDPVGGYVQIPCISRNAMSSVKSWNAWMMARTGQGTKHPVGLDLCIRTMNQTGRDMKDDYRETARGGLALFYTQGC, encoded by the coding sequence ATGCAGTGCAACCGTCGTCGTTTTCTGCAATCCATGGCTGTGACGGGCGCTGGCCTGTGCCTGCCGTCATTTTCCTGGGCGGGGTTTGACCCCCTGTGGAAACCGGGGAGCGCCTGCGCCAACCCCATTGACGTGACCGTGTTTGAAATGTTCAAGATCGGCCCCGGCCCCTCAAGCTCGCACACCATCGCGCCCATGGCGGCGGGCAACGACTTTATCGGCCTGTGCTCCAAACTGCCGCAGGATCAGCTGGCCCAGGCCGATGCCGTCAAGGTGCACCTGTACGGCAGCCTTTCGGCCACGGGCAAGGGGCACGGCACCGACCGCGCCGTGGCGGCGGGCCTGCTTGGGCAAAAGCCAGAGGACTGCAAAGCCGAGTTTCTGGACAATCTTTTCATCAAACCGGACGACACGCGCACCGTGGTGCTTGGCCCGGCCAAAATTCCGCTCAGGGATTCGGACGTCATTTTTGAACAGGGCGCCATTGAGGCCCCGTTCAGCAACGTGCTGGTCATTGAGCTGCTGGGCAAGGGCAAACCGCTGGCCTCGCGTGAGTACTATTCGGTGGGCGGCGGATTTTTGCAGTGGAAGGGCTGGAAAGCTCCGGAAAAAGGCAAGCCCGTGCACGCCTTTGATTCCATGAACGGCCTTCTGGAAATCGTGAAGACCACGGGCAAGAGCATTCCGCTGATCATGCTCGAAAACGAGATGGCCATCACCGGGCAGACGGAGCAGCACATCCGGCAGGGCGCGCAGCACATCATCCATGTTATGGACAGCTGCGCCGCCACGGGCCTTGGGCTGGAGGGCAAACTCAAGGGGCCCTTTGGCCTTGAGCGCCGCGCCAAGCTCATGCTGGAGCAGGCCGCCAGCTCGCCGGAACCGGCCGACGCCTTTGCTGCGCGGCTGTCTGCCTACGGGCAGGCCGGGTCGGAAGAAAACGCCATGGGCCACCCCATCGTCACCGCGCCCACGGCTGGCTCGGCGGGCGTTATGCCGGCGGTTGTGCACATGCTTATCAAGGAGCGCGGCAAAACCGAGGCCGACCTGGTGGACGGCCTGATGGTGGCCTCCATGGTGGGCACGCTCATCAAGCGGCACGCCAGCGTGGCTGGCGCGGATGTGGGCTGTCAGGGCGAGATAGGCTCCGCCTCAAGCATGGCTGCGGGCATGCTGGCGCAGGTGATGGGTGAAACGCCGGATGTGGTCGAAAACGCTGCGGAATTTGCGCTGGAGCATCACCTTGGCATGACCTGCGATCCTGTGGGCGGCTATGTGCAGATTCCCTGTATTTCGCGCAACGCCATGAGTTCCGTAAAGTCTTGGAACGCCTGGATGATGGCCCGCACCGGGCAGGGGACCAAACACCCGGTTGGGCTTGACCTGTGCATACGCACCATGAACCAGACCGGCCGCGACATGAAGGACGACTACCGCGAAACCGCAAGGGGCGGGCTGGCTTTGTTCTATACGCAGGGCTGCTAG
- a CDS encoding dipeptidase — MKLLTAACCVSLALLLPSAALACTTTIVTKGASADGSVMVSHSDDNDLGDQSLVFVPARDWPEGAQRPVYDSAVAVQENPATNTFLVPRLSDPKRAPGYNHPATPHTVPLGFIPQVRHTFAYIDGNYAVMNEHGLMFGECTDGAHNTCTAEPGKRIFYSSELARVALERCKTAREAIELMGALIEQYGYYGTGETLPVADKNEAWVMEMAPSPAGTGGLWVAQRVPDGQFFVAANEFRIRDITPGNPDQMYGKTLFATVERYNMRSPRDASKPLDWLTTVSDGEYNHPYYSLRRVWRAFSMAAPSLKLPAWVESGTTRAYPFSVKPDSPLSLDDLKRMHRDHYEGTEFDLTKGVAAGPFGNPNRFIGPKDPSGDVTPASKLEGAWERPMGMFYTGYTTIAQYRPGVPEPLSLVCWVALAPAAESVFVPLAVAPMPAGYEQGDTRRFANDSAWWAYALVSEYANTRYDAVSKDIADKAAGMEKTFAARVAALQTELAPKVASAPAQTQAVFAKALRAQAEAAVRDWREFFPQLVARYCQGFINSPDKMTQKAGYSDAWLRRTNYSTGPVSYQKPRQSASQSAR, encoded by the coding sequence ATGAAGTTGCTGACTGCTGCTTGCTGTGTTTCTTTGGCCCTGCTGCTGCCATCTGCAGCCCTTGCCTGCACCACAACCATCGTTACCAAAGGAGCCAGCGCCGACGGCTCGGTGATGGTCAGCCATTCGGACGACAACGACCTTGGCGACCAGTCCCTTGTGTTTGTTCCCGCCCGCGACTGGCCCGAGGGCGCGCAGCGCCCGGTTTACGATTCCGCAGTGGCCGTGCAGGAAAACCCCGCCACCAATACCTTTCTTGTTCCGCGGCTTTCTGATCCCAAACGTGCGCCGGGTTACAACCATCCCGCCACGCCGCACACCGTTCCCCTTGGCTTTATCCCGCAGGTGCGGCACACCTTTGCCTATATCGACGGCAATTACGCCGTCATGAACGAGCACGGCCTCATGTTTGGCGAGTGCACCGACGGGGCGCACAATACCTGCACGGCAGAGCCGGGCAAGCGTATTTTTTACTCGTCCGAGCTGGCGCGCGTGGCCCTCGAACGCTGCAAGACGGCCCGCGAGGCTATTGAACTGATGGGCGCGCTTATCGAGCAGTACGGCTATTACGGCACGGGTGAAACCCTGCCCGTGGCCGACAAAAATGAAGCCTGGGTTATGGAAATGGCCCCCTCCCCGGCGGGAACCGGCGGCCTGTGGGTGGCCCAGCGCGTGCCGGACGGGCAGTTTTTTGTGGCGGCCAATGAGTTTCGCATCCGCGACATCACGCCCGGCAACCCTGACCAGATGTACGGCAAAACCCTGTTTGCCACGGTGGAGCGCTACAACATGCGCAGCCCCAGGGACGCCTCAAAGCCCCTCGACTGGCTGACCACCGTGAGCGACGGCGAATACAATCATCCCTACTACTCGCTGCGGCGGGTGTGGCGGGCGTTTTCCATGGCGGCCCCGTCGCTCAAGCTGCCCGCCTGGGTCGAGAGCGGCACAACCCGCGCCTATCCATTTTCCGTCAAGCCCGACAGCCCGCTGAGCCTGGACGACCTCAAACGCATGCACCGCGATCACTACGAAGGCACGGAATTTGACCTTACCAAGGGCGTGGCCGCAGGGCCGTTCGGCAATCCCAACCGTTTTATCGGCCCCAAGGATCCCAGCGGCGACGTAACCCCGGCCTCAAAGCTTGAAGGCGCATGGGAGCGCCCCATGGGCATGTTCTACACCGGCTACACCACCATTGCGCAGTACCGCCCCGGCGTGCCCGAGCCGCTCTCGCTGGTGTGCTGGGTTGCGCTGGCCCCGGCGGCGGAATCGGTATTTGTGCCGCTGGCCGTCGCGCCCATGCCTGCGGGCTACGAGCAGGGCGACACCCGCCGGTTTGCCAATGATTCCGCCTGGTGGGCCTATGCCCTGGTGAGCGAATACGCCAACACCCGCTATGACGCTGTTTCAAAGGATATTGCCGACAAGGCTGCAGGCATGGAAAAAACCTTTGCCGCCCGCGTGGCGGCGCTGCAAACCGAGCTTGCCCCCAAGGTTGCCTCTGCCCCGGCGCAGACGCAAGCCGTCTTTGCCAAGGCGCTGCGCGCGCAGGCCGAGGCCGCAGTGCGCGACTGGCGCGAGTTTTTTCCCCAGCTGGTGGCCCGGTACTGTCAGGGATTTATCAACAGCCCTGACAAAATGACCCAAAAGGCCGGGTATTCCGACGCATGGCTGCGCCGAACCAACTACTCCACCGGCCCTGTTTCCTACCAAAAGCCCCGGCAGTCGGCTTCGCAATCTGCCAGATAA
- a CDS encoding FAD-binding and (Fe-S)-binding domain-containing protein translates to MLASPYKEFKEALLDFISKDRIHTDPLRMLAYGTDASVYRLTPKIVVDVLDETEVVQLVALADRMRVPVTFRAAGTSLSGQAVSDSVLVRIGKGWRNWRVGAGAERITLQPGIIGSGANKILAEFGKKIGPDPASIDSCFIGGIFANNASGMCCGTSDNSYKTVISSRMVLADGTLLDTADAKSRAAFARTHAHILNGLADLRKQIMDNPELADRIRRKFKIKNTTGYSLNALVDYEDPFEILQHVMVGSEGTLGFIAEVTYRTVEEAPFKASALLLLPTVKAACDLATAVATLPVAAAELMDRASLRSVEGTPGLPEGLETLDDNVCSLLVETRAASREQLEKDIAAIDAAFAGVTFVRPYAFTDKPEEFTKLWLIRKGILASVGGMRPVGTSIVIEDVAFTLDRLGEAATDLQELFARHGYTVAPLFGHARDGNLHFVFWQDFGAPAEVTRYKGFMEDFCKLVTEKYDGSLKAEHGTGRNIAPFVELEWGSQAYAIMKEIKSLLDPKNILNPGVLLNSDSQGHLKNLKPLHPADELVDKCMECGFCESVCPSRDLTLTPRQRITVYREICRLRAADPESSELKKLEKGYEYMGKATCATDSLCRPRCPAGVDTGVFIKSLRKKDAGSLSKSIAGSIADHFAGTCKAMSIALNSVDTLHRMLGTSIMRDGSRLLRCLTFNKAPLWNKNMPKGGGSVYMPSPYTSNAKKVVYFPSCIARNMGPGEEHSDRRTEPEAVISVLLKGGYDVILPNNLDKLCCGMAFASKGLADAAHKKEQELEKVLREATNNGEYPVLCETSPCLLHMKQTLDPSIKLMEPVQFILENLMDTLKLKKLPKTVALHATCSMRKMGLEGKLEELARKCAQTVVVPDGINCCGWAGDRGFTHPELNEAALKGLRMQVSTCEVGYSSSRTCQIGLSLHGGIPYYSIVYLVDEASD, encoded by the coding sequence ATGCTTGCATCTCCCTACAAGGAATTTAAAGAAGCCCTTTTGGACTTTATTTCTAAAGACCGCATCCACACAGACCCGCTGCGCATGCTGGCCTATGGCACGGACGCCAGCGTGTACCGCCTGACGCCCAAGATCGTGGTGGACGTGCTGGACGAGACCGAAGTTGTGCAGCTGGTGGCACTGGCCGACCGCATGCGCGTGCCTGTCACTTTTCGCGCCGCAGGCACCAGCCTGTCGGGCCAGGCTGTGTCTGATTCCGTACTGGTGCGCATAGGCAAGGGCTGGCGCAACTGGCGGGTGGGCGCGGGGGCCGAGCGCATCACCTTGCAGCCCGGCATCATCGGCTCCGGAGCCAATAAAATTCTGGCCGAATTTGGCAAAAAAATCGGGCCGGATCCGGCCTCCATCGACAGCTGTTTTATCGGCGGCATTTTTGCCAACAATGCCAGCGGCATGTGCTGCGGCACATCGGACAATTCGTACAAGACCGTTATTTCTTCGCGCATGGTGCTGGCCGACGGCACGCTGCTGGATACGGCCGACGCCAAAAGCCGCGCCGCCTTTGCCCGCACCCACGCCCACATCCTCAACGGGCTGGCCGACCTGCGCAAACAGATCATGGACAACCCGGAGCTGGCCGACCGCATCCGCCGCAAATTCAAGATCAAAAACACCACGGGCTACAGCCTCAACGCCCTGGTGGATTACGAAGACCCCTTTGAAATCTTGCAGCACGTCATGGTCGGCTCAGAGGGCACGCTGGGCTTCATAGCCGAGGTGACCTACCGCACGGTGGAGGAGGCCCCCTTCAAGGCCTCGGCCCTGTTGCTGCTGCCCACGGTCAAGGCCGCCTGCGATCTGGCCACGGCTGTGGCAACCCTGCCCGTGGCCGCGGCAGAGCTTATGGACCGCGCCTCGTTGCGCTCGGTTGAGGGAACCCCCGGCCTGCCCGAGGGGCTGGAAACCCTGGACGACAACGTGTGCTCCCTGCTGGTGGAAACCCGCGCCGCCAGCCGCGAACAGCTTGAAAAGGACATCGCCGCCATCGACGCGGCCTTTGCCGGCGTAACCTTTGTGCGGCCCTACGCCTTTACCGACAAGCCCGAGGAATTCACCAAACTGTGGCTCATACGCAAAGGTATTCTGGCCTCGGTGGGCGGCATGCGGCCTGTAGGCACGTCCATTGTGATTGAAGACGTGGCCTTTACCCTCGACAGACTGGGCGAGGCCGCCACCGACCTGCAGGAGCTTTTTGCCCGCCACGGCTACACTGTGGCCCCGCTCTTTGGCCACGCGCGCGACGGCAACCTGCACTTTGTCTTTTGGCAGGATTTTGGCGCACCGGCAGAGGTGACCCGCTACAAGGGCTTTATGGAAGACTTCTGCAAGCTGGTTACAGAAAAATACGACGGTTCGCTCAAGGCGGAGCACGGCACGGGCCGCAATATTGCGCCCTTTGTGGAGCTGGAGTGGGGCAGCCAGGCCTATGCCATCATGAAGGAGATCAAAAGCCTGCTCGACCCCAAGAACATCCTCAACCCCGGCGTGCTGCTCAACAGCGATTCGCAGGGGCACCTTAAAAACCTCAAGCCCCTGCACCCCGCCGACGAGCTGGTGGACAAGTGCATGGAATGCGGTTTTTGCGAATCTGTCTGTCCCTCGCGCGATCTTACGCTCACGCCGCGACAGCGCATCACCGTGTACCGCGAAATATGCCGCCTGCGCGCGGCCGACCCCGAAAGCAGCGAGCTGAAAAAGCTGGAAAAGGGCTATGAATACATGGGCAAGGCCACCTGCGCCACAGACAGCCTGTGCCGCCCCCGCTGCCCCGCTGGCGTGGATACGGGCGTATTCATTAAAAGCCTGCGCAAAAAGGACGCCGGTTCGCTCAGCAAAAGCATTGCCGGAAGCATTGCCGACCACTTTGCGGGAACGTGCAAGGCCATGTCCATCGCCCTCAACAGCGTGGACACCCTGCACCGCATGCTTGGCACAAGCATCATGCGCGACGGCTCGCGCCTGTTGCGCTGCCTGACCTTCAACAAGGCGCCGCTGTGGAACAAAAACATGCCCAAGGGCGGGGGGTCGGTCTATATGCCCTCGCCTTACACCAGCAATGCCAAAAAGGTTGTCTACTTCCCCAGCTGCATAGCCCGCAACATGGGCCCCGGCGAGGAGCACAGCGACCGCCGTACAGAGCCGGAAGCCGTCATCAGCGTGCTGCTCAAGGGCGGGTACGACGTCATTCTGCCCAACAATCTGGACAAGCTGTGCTGCGGCATGGCCTTTGCCAGCAAGGGCCTTGCCGACGCGGCCCATAAAAAGGAACAGGAGCTGGAAAAAGTGCTGCGCGAGGCCACCAATAATGGTGAATACCCCGTGCTGTGCGAAACAAGCCCCTGCCTCCTGCACATGAAACAGACCCTCGACCCCAGCATCAAACTGATGGAGCCTGTGCAGTTTATCCTCGAGAACCTCATGGACACGCTCAAGCTCAAAAAGCTGCCCAAAACCGTGGCCCTGCACGCCACCTGCTCCATGCGCAAGATGGGCCTTGAGGGCAAGCTTGAAGAACTGGCCCGCAAGTGCGCCCAAACCGTCGTCGTACCCGACGGCATCAACTGCTGCGGCTGGGCGGGCGACCGTGGCTTTACCCACCCAGAGCTCAACGAGGCCGCGCTCAAGGGCCTGCGCATGCAGGTAAGCACCTGCGAGGTGGGCTATTCCTCCAGCCGCACCTGCCAGATCGGCCTCTCGCTGCACGGCGGCATACCCTACTACTCCATAGTCTATCTGGTTGACGAAGCCAGCGACTAG
- the mutL gene encoding DNA mismatch repair endonuclease MutL has product MSEKHRHIRLLPPELRNQIAAGEVVERPASVLKELVENSLDADAAQIDVCLENGGQSLISVQDDGCGIAADDLELAVTRHATSKIASLADLEHISSYGFRGEALPSIASVSRFSITSAVTGPDGQSQAHKVEVEHGVLRVSAPAALHRGTRVEVRDLFSNIPARLKFLKTPSTEFKRAQDWLARLALARPAVGLSLSAGEREALRFLPGQSLAERLAVLWPKLIVDALRPFDATRHGIRARGLAALPNVSQPRGDRMLFYVNGRSVTDKRLMAAVREAYKGRMTSRDFPQVALFVEMDPAEVDVNVHPAKSEVRFRDESALFSAVLHAVQGALVTSFDVAENIWPQAAAGQPETEKADGASAPRPQGFWGRLDNPPLIQPQEREKTQDEDTPWQASEPTGAWGVAAPGSAERAGLAAPTAQAAAMPGQKPEALFVEAPAEPSGLAEGASSYAQTPQTGCGEEYVSATGGAAFADAGVDGAGDPGVAMGAENAFFAHGQERQPLTVGSFTYLGQVALTYLVLRDASGALLLLDQHAAHERVLYARLRRGGFAGSGQLLALPLDLPLHPAEMERFFELRPRLESLGFALEASGGNLRVNAMPPVLSRAEARDFLREALAGRKDDLADMFISMSCKGAIKAGQRLADDEAAGLLQQWLETPDREYCPHGRPCVLRWDAAELEKMFKRKQS; this is encoded by the coding sequence ATGTCTGAAAAACACCGTCATATACGTTTGCTCCCGCCTGAGTTGCGCAACCAGATCGCCGCTGGCGAAGTGGTAGAGCGCCCTGCCAGCGTGCTTAAGGAACTGGTGGAAAACAGCCTTGACGCCGACGCCGCGCAGATTGATGTTTGCCTCGAAAACGGCGGTCAGAGCCTGATCAGCGTACAGGACGACGGCTGCGGCATTGCTGCGGACGACCTTGAGCTGGCTGTGACCCGTCACGCTACAAGCAAAATCGCCAGTCTGGCAGATCTTGAGCACATCAGCTCGTACGGCTTCAGGGGCGAGGCGCTGCCAAGCATTGCCTCTGTCTCGCGTTTTTCCATTACCTCGGCCGTGACCGGCCCCGACGGACAGTCGCAGGCCCACAAGGTTGAAGTGGAGCACGGCGTGCTGAGGGTTTCGGCTCCTGCCGCCCTGCACCGGGGCACGCGGGTGGAAGTGCGCGACCTTTTTTCCAACATACCAGCACGCTTGAAATTTTTAAAGACCCCCTCCACCGAGTTCAAACGCGCGCAGGACTGGCTGGCGCGGCTGGCTCTGGCCCGGCCCGCTGTAGGGTTGAGCCTCAGCGCGGGCGAACGCGAGGCCTTGCGTTTTTTGCCGGGGCAGAGCCTGGCCGAACGTCTGGCCGTGCTTTGGCCCAAGCTTATTGTGGACGCCTTGCGCCCCTTTGACGCGACCCGGCACGGCATCCGCGCGCGGGGGCTTGCCGCCCTGCCCAACGTGAGCCAGCCGCGCGGCGACCGCATGCTGTTTTACGTCAACGGGCGTTCGGTTACGGACAAGCGCCTGATGGCCGCCGTGCGCGAGGCCTACAAGGGCCGCATGACCAGCCGGGACTTTCCGCAGGTGGCCCTGTTTGTCGAGATGGACCCGGCCGAGGTTGACGTGAACGTGCACCCGGCCAAGTCAGAGGTGCGCTTCAGGGACGAATCGGCGCTGTTTTCCGCCGTGCTGCACGCCGTGCAGGGGGCGTTGGTCACCTCCTTTGATGTGGCCGAAAATATCTGGCCGCAGGCAGCCGCCGGACAGCCAGAAACGGAAAAGGCCGACGGGGCGTCGGCCCCCCGTCCGCAGGGCTTTTGGGGCAGGCTGGACAACCCGCCTCTCATTCAGCCGCAGGAGCGTGAAAAAACGCAGGACGAGGACACTCCGTGGCAGGCCAGCGAACCGACTGGCGCATGGGGCGTCGCGGCCCCCGGCAGCGCGGAGCGGGCCGGGCTGGCTGCCCCCACGGCGCAGGCGGCGGCAATGCCGGGCCAGAAGCCGGAGGCGCTGTTTGTTGAGGCCCCGGCGGAGCCTTCGGGCCTTGCGGAGGGTGCGTCCAGCTACGCGCAGACCCCGCAGACAGGGTGCGGCGAGGAATACGTATCCGCGACAGGCGGCGCTGCATTTGCGGATGCAGGCGTCGACGGCGCTGGCGACCCAGGTGTAGCCATGGGTGCGGAGAATGCGTTTTTTGCGCACGGGCAGGAGCGTCAGCCCCTGACAGTGGGATCGTTTACCTATCTTGGGCAGGTGGCGTTGACCTATCTGGTGTTGCGCGATGCTTCGGGCGCGCTGCTGCTGCTAGACCAGCACGCGGCGCACGAGCGCGTGCTGTACGCCCGCCTGCGGCGCGGGGGCTTCGCTGGTTCTGGCCAGCTGCTGGCCCTGCCGCTGGATCTGCCCCTGCACCCGGCGGAAATGGAACGTTTTTTTGAATTGCGGCCCCGGCTGGAATCACTGGGCTTTGCTCTGGAGGCCAGCGGCGGCAACCTGCGCGTCAACGCCATGCCCCCGGTGCTCTCTCGCGCCGAGGCCAGGGACTTTTTGCGCGAGGCGCTGGCCGGTCGCAAGGACGATCTGGCTGACATGTTCATATCCATGTCCTGCAAGGGGGCCATCAAGGCCGGGCAGCGGCTTGCCGACGACGAGGCCGCCGGGCTGCTGCAGCAGTGGCTGGAAACCCCCGACCGGGAATACTGCCCCCATGGCCGCCCCTGCGTGCTGCGCTGGGACGCCGCCGAACTGGAAAAGATGTTCAAGCGAAAGCAGTCGTAA
- a CDS encoding DeoR/GlpR family DNA-binding transcription regulator, translated as MLPAERRREMARLIKNKGAVNTRELAEALGISTMTVRRDLKMLEERNQLELTWGGAVPLNFEANDIPRARKAVSMLDAKLAIARAASLYIKNEDFIALDAGTTSLELARLLPTLPLTSLGVVTPDLEIALLLSGCEHISVFLSGGRIDPVSRACNDSDAVAYLRGLRLTMAFVGTNVWDIHHGVTTSTPAKTHYKRQLMVSADKTFLLADSSKYAKFSPWLVAELQRFDHIITDGGLPAEAQAALNDAGARLCVAN; from the coding sequence ATGTTGCCAGCAGAACGCCGCAGAGAAATGGCCCGCCTCATCAAGAACAAGGGCGCGGTCAACACGCGCGAACTGGCCGAAGCGCTGGGCATTTCCACCATGACGGTCAGGCGCGACCTCAAGATGCTTGAAGAGCGCAACCAGCTTGAGCTTACCTGGGGCGGCGCTGTACCCCTCAACTTTGAGGCCAACGACATCCCCCGCGCCCGCAAGGCCGTGTCCATGCTTGACGCCAAGCTGGCCATCGCCCGCGCTGCCAGCCTGTATATTAAAAACGAAGACTTCATCGCCCTGGATGCGGGCACCACCAGCCTTGAGCTGGCCCGCCTGCTCCCGACCCTGCCGCTTACCAGCCTTGGCGTGGTTACCCCTGACCTTGAAATTGCACTGCTGCTTTCCGGCTGCGAGCATATTTCGGTTTTTCTTTCGGGCGGGCGCATCGACCCGGTCAGCCGCGCCTGCAACGACAGCGACGCCGTGGCCTATCTGCGCGGGCTGCGTCTCACCATGGCCTTTGTGGGCACCAACGTATGGGATATCCACCACGGCGTAACCACCAGCACCCCGGCCAAGACGCACTACAAGCGCCAGCTCATGGTCAGCGCCGACAAAACCTTTTTGCTGGCTGACTCATCCAAATACGCCAAATTCAGCCCCTGGCTGGTGGCCGAACTGCAACGCTTTGACCACATCATCACCGACGGCGGCCTGCCCGCTGAAGCCCAGGCCGCCCTGAACGACGCAGGCGCGCGCCTGTGCGTTGCAAACTAG